The Prinia subflava isolate CZ2003 ecotype Zambia chromosome 21, Cam_Psub_1.2, whole genome shotgun sequence genome window below encodes:
- the AURKAIP1 gene encoding small ribosomal subunit protein mS38, whose protein sequence is MLISRLSSQLLKASRIAGHLLPRSVSSLLCCRSPSAHYSTQPPNPAGAQPQQWHTLDPELEEILVPRKLSISPLESWLTLRYSLPKAQGEQEEGSHENPQPSECPPAAAGTGDVQEGEGALREGVQCRNVLKIRRRKMNRHKYRKLLKRRKFIRRRIKEGRKKKRQIKFEKDLERIWKKAGLKSAPAGWQTPKIYLRSSRR, encoded by the exons atgttAATATCACGGCTGAGTTCCCAGTTACTGAAGGCTTCGAGAATTGCAG gccacctcctgcccaggTCGGTGTCGTCGCTGCTGTGCTGCCGCTCTCCATCCGCACACTACAGCACCCAGCCCCCCAACCCTGCCGGGGCACAGCCGCAGCAGTGGCACACGCTGGACCCCGAGCTGGAGGAGATCCTGGTGCCCAGGAAACTCTCCATCAGCCCCCTGGAGAGCTGGCTGACGCTGAGGTACTCCCTCCCCAAAGcccagggggagcaggaggaagggagcCATGAAAACCCGCAGCCCTCCGAGTGTCCCCCTGCTGCTGCCGGGACAGGGGatgtgcaggagggagagggagcccTGCGTGAGGGGGTGCAGTGCAGGAACGTGCTGAAGATCCGCAGGAGGAAAATGAACAGGCACAAGTACAGGAAGCTGCTCAAGAGGAGGAAGTTCATCCGCAGGAGGATAAAGGAGGGGCGCAAGAAGAAGCGGCAG ATAAAATTTGAGAAAGATTTGGAGCGCATCTGGAAAAAAGCTGGCTTGAAAAGTGCTCCTGCAGGGTGGCAAACCCCCAAGATCTACCTGAGGAGTTCCAGGcgatga
- the LOC134560957 gene encoding C-signal-like, with translation MAQPRCRSVLITGCSRGIGLGLVRGLAAASPSPDLVFATCRYPEKAQELQQLSKQYSNIKLLQLDVVCENSIKKVVKEVEEIVGDKGLNCLINNAGINVLASLEEVTAETMLTIYETNTVAQLMVTKAFLPLLRKAAQLGTGMGCHRAAIINMSSLAASMQLVQANEMFLKVYPYRIAKTALNMITRCLAADLKSDGILCISLHPGWLQTDMGGNMAPMQVQEAIPGILSVLERLGEKENGSFLDWQGETLPW, from the exons ATGGCCCAGCCGCGCTGCCGCTCCGTGCTCATCACCGGCTGCAGCCGCGGCATCGGCCTGGGGCTGGTGCGGGGGCTCGCAGCCGCCAGCCCCTCCCCGGATTTGGTCTTTGCGACCTGCCGCTACCCCGAGAAGGCGCAG GAACTGCAGCAGCTTAGCAAGCAATACAGCAACATCAAGCTCCTGCAACTGG ATGTGGTCTGTGAGAACAGCATCAAGAAAGTGGTCAAGGAAGTGGAAGAAATCGTGGGAGATAAAGGCCTGAACTGCCTCATCAACAACGCTGGCATCAACGTGCTCGCCTCGCTGGAGGAGGTGACAGCAGAGACCATGCTCACCATTTATGAAACCAACACCGTGGCCCAGCTCATGGTCACCAAG GCGTTCCTCCCGCTGCTGaggaaggcagcacagctgggcactggaatgggctgtcACAGAGCTGCCATCATCAACATGTCCTCCCTCGCTGCCTCCATGCAGCTCGTCCAGGCAAATGAGATGTTCCTCAAGGTCTATCCCTACAGGATAGCAAAG ACTGCACTGAACATGATCACCCGGTGTCTCGCTGCAGACCTGAAATCAGACGGAATTCTCTGCATTTCCTTGCACCCAGGCTGGCTTCAAACAGACATGGGTGGGAACATG GCTCCCATGCAGGTGCAGGAGGCTATCCCAGGTATTCTCTCTGTTCTGGAGCGTCTcggtgaaaaagaaaatggttctTTCCTGGACTGGCAAGGGGAAACTCTGCCGTGGTAG